In the Solibacillus sp. FSL K6-1523 genome, one interval contains:
- a CDS encoding class I SAM-dependent DNA methyltransferase, with the protein MTTTNFEEYDDPILYDKENDAYLLEIPLLLKWAAEKQGPIIDLACGTGRVTIPLAKNGLEMIGVDLHRGMLNEARNKSELLGLPIEWIEQDCTKLSLVTKSNLIYSVGNSFQHFLTNKAQDELLTSVNNHLELGGVFIFDTRFPSVEELLQPANEEYWKSYTDLEPQQTVDVFTISNYDSLDQVQHYTTIRKYKNENGQIINEKRTNIRLRYVFPKEMERLLHAHGFEILHLYKDWEETPITNDSYEMVYVCKKMREHSA; encoded by the coding sequence ATGACAACAACCAATTTTGAAGAATATGATGATCCAATTTTATATGACAAAGAGAATGATGCATATTTGCTTGAAATCCCATTGTTATTAAAATGGGCAGCAGAAAAGCAAGGTCCCATTATTGATTTAGCTTGTGGAACCGGGAGAGTAACGATTCCATTAGCGAAAAATGGATTGGAAATGATCGGGGTAGACTTACATAGAGGGATGCTAAATGAAGCACGCAATAAATCCGAGCTGCTTGGTTTACCGATTGAATGGATTGAGCAAGATTGTACGAAGCTAAGTTTAGTTACCAAAAGCAATCTAATTTATTCAGTCGGCAATTCGTTTCAGCATTTCCTTACGAATAAAGCGCAGGATGAATTACTAACCTCAGTAAACAATCATTTAGAGCTTGGCGGAGTTTTTATTTTTGACACTAGATTCCCAAGTGTGGAGGAGTTGCTACAACCCGCAAATGAAGAATATTGGAAATCGTACACCGACCTTGAACCCCAGCAAACAGTGGATGTTTTTACGATTAGTAACTATGATTCCTTAGATCAAGTTCAACATTATACGACAATAAGGAAATATAAAAACGAAAATGGTCAAATCATAAACGAAAAAAGGACAAATATTCGTTTACGCTACGTATTTCCAAAAGAAATGGAAAGACTTTTACACGCGCATGGTTTTGAAATTCTTCACCTATACAAGGATTGGGAAGAAACGCCCATAACAAATGATAGTTATGAGATGGTTTATGTTTGTAAGAAAATGAGGGAACATTCCGCATAA
- a CDS encoding lmo1851 family serine protease, translated as MDEQKKDGEQHEQNEQQAQVVKPAGKFLQLKPFAFIMILFLTILVTAGLTIFALTFGEKKVVEVKVPVERAEFKKLYEAYDKLNSKYYVEIDQEKVLYGAINGMFDALGDPYSDYMNQEEAKSFNESLSSSFQGIGAEIQERNGYIMIVSPIKNTPAEKAGLQPKDMILAVDGKSVKGLSATEAVLLIRGEKGTNVTLKVQRGDAEPMEFTLVRADIPVETVYGDMGEDKIAHIQITSFSEDTTNELDKLLKEYENLGMKGIVLDVRQNPGGYLNGAIEISNMFVEEGKAIVQIEERDAAPQTIFAEKGPKYQLPITVLIDEGSASASEILAAALSESAGAKIVGLKSFGKGTMQEVIYLEDGANLKFTTGKWLTPKGNWINEKGIKPDVEVKYPDYASLSYIDPKQQYEVGSENAVITSAERILEVLGYSPGTVDKIFDEETEKALKQFQEANTLEVNGILTGETTYALLDAISQKLKTDDPQIVKAKEILGVTPVEEETTSN; from the coding sequence ATGGATGAACAAAAGAAAGATGGGGAACAACACGAACAAAATGAACAACAAGCACAAGTCGTAAAGCCTGCGGGTAAATTTTTACAACTGAAACCATTTGCGTTCATTATGATCCTGTTCCTAACAATTTTGGTCACTGCTGGACTAACAATTTTTGCCTTAACATTTGGTGAGAAAAAGGTTGTTGAAGTAAAGGTACCAGTAGAACGAGCAGAATTTAAAAAATTATATGAAGCGTATGATAAATTAAATTCAAAATATTACGTTGAAATTGATCAAGAAAAAGTGCTTTATGGCGCGATTAACGGAATGTTTGATGCGCTTGGTGATCCTTATTCGGATTATATGAATCAGGAAGAAGCGAAATCATTTAATGAAAGCTTATCTTCTAGCTTCCAAGGAATTGGTGCTGAAATTCAAGAACGTAATGGATACATTATGATTGTATCACCGATTAAAAATACACCAGCTGAAAAAGCGGGACTTCAACCAAAAGATATGATTCTTGCGGTTGATGGGAAAAGTGTTAAAGGGTTGAGCGCAACAGAAGCAGTACTTTTAATCCGTGGCGAAAAAGGGACAAATGTTACACTAAAAGTTCAACGCGGTGATGCAGAGCCGATGGAATTTACATTGGTTCGAGCGGATATTCCAGTAGAAACGGTTTATGGTGATATGGGCGAGGATAAAATTGCACATATTCAAATTACCTCATTTAGTGAAGATACAACAAATGAGTTAGATAAGCTGTTGAAGGAATATGAAAATCTTGGGATGAAAGGAATCGTCCTTGATGTCCGTCAAAATCCAGGTGGCTATTTAAATGGAGCCATTGAAATTTCCAATATGTTTGTAGAAGAGGGCAAGGCAATCGTTCAAATTGAAGAACGTGACGCAGCGCCACAAACGATCTTTGCTGAAAAGGGTCCAAAATATCAATTACCTATTACGGTACTCATTGATGAAGGAAGTGCATCTGCTTCAGAAATTTTAGCAGCGGCATTAAGTGAATCAGCAGGTGCCAAAATTGTTGGATTAAAATCGTTTGGTAAAGGCACAATGCAAGAAGTCATTTATTTAGAAGATGGTGCGAATCTGAAATTTACTACAGGTAAATGGTTAACACCAAAAGGCAATTGGATTAATGAAAAAGGAATCAAACCAGATGTAGAAGTGAAGTACCCTGATTATGCTTCGTTATCTTATATTGATCCAAAGCAACAATATGAAGTAGGTTCAGAAAATGCGGTCATTACTTCTGCAGAACGAATTTTAGAAGTATTAGGCTATTCACCTGGAACTGTGGATAAAATTTTCGATGAAGAAACAGAAAAAGCATTGAAACAATTCCAAGAAGCGAATACTTTAGAAGTAAACGGCATTCTAACTGGAGAAACAACGTATGCTTTACTCGATGCGATCAGTCAAAAGTTAAAAACAGATGACCCGCAAATTGTAAAAGCGAAGGAAATATTAGGCGTGACACCAGTGGAAGAAGAAACAACAAGTAATTAA
- a CDS encoding CobW family GTP-binding protein — MKDVYLFSGFLGSGKTSMLTDVIRQLKGKGLKPAVIMNELGKLPFDSQAVEEDVPLKEMLEGCICCTGSEKTEAQIQSLLHDQEFDVLIIETTGAAHPVEALDAVYSPIFAGQLNIKGIITVADSKLWLDRASLTPQIRSLFMEQIRHAHLLLANKMDLLTESKQAQVVLELQGVNPSAFILQTTNGRVPLHLLEKMQSTARVSKDEIVSARIGKSFNLGSRLVEFKGSFTQEQFEDWVRILPDTVYRMKGFVPIEGVKNPMLFQYAYGMVQWLPEFIKMPANLVIIGENIESLHVIGDED, encoded by the coding sequence ATGAAGGACGTATATTTATTTAGTGGATTTTTGGGAAGCGGTAAAACATCGATGTTGACGGATGTCATCAGGCAATTGAAGGGAAAGGGATTAAAACCAGCTGTTATTATGAACGAACTTGGTAAGCTGCCCTTTGACTCCCAAGCAGTGGAAGAGGATGTACCATTAAAAGAAATGCTCGAAGGATGTATTTGTTGTACGGGTTCTGAGAAGACAGAGGCGCAAATACAGTCATTACTACATGATCAGGAGTTTGATGTACTCATTATCGAAACAACGGGCGCAGCGCATCCTGTAGAGGCATTAGACGCGGTATACTCCCCAATTTTTGCAGGGCAACTTAATATTAAAGGGATTATTACCGTTGCAGATAGTAAATTATGGCTTGACCGGGCGAGTTTAACACCACAAATCCGTTCATTATTTATGGAACAAATTCGCCATGCGCATTTATTACTAGCAAATAAAATGGATTTACTAACAGAGTCCAAGCAAGCTCAAGTAGTATTGGAATTGCAAGGGGTAAATCCGAGTGCCTTTATTTTACAAACGACAAATGGACGAGTACCGCTTCATTTACTAGAGAAAATGCAATCAACTGCGAGGGTTTCGAAAGATGAAATTGTTTCGGCGCGCATCGGGAAAAGCTTCAATTTAGGCTCTAGACTTGTAGAATTCAAAGGAAGCTTTACACAGGAACAGTTTGAAGATTGGGTACGCATACTGCCAGACACAGTTTATCGAATGAAAGGTTTTGTGCCAATTGAAGGTGTAAAAAATCCAATGTTGTTCCAATATGCATACGGAATGGTGCAATGGCTACCAGAGTTCATCAAAATGCCCGCAAACTTAGTGATAATCGGGGAAAATATAGAAAGTTTACATGTTATTGGGGATGAAGATTAA
- a CDS encoding CAP domain-containing protein produces MKKQFMTFCAVILLATQAPIANASEATPKSPELPKRGYNHQLATYNPYEMVKFKYNEMTSLEDSSMIAVSYYGLKLQIPKVNWGQIVKPSQKPNWNLIVKPEWKPSEKPVWKPEWKPSEKPVWKPEWKPSEKPEDKPVDKPSEKPEDKPVDKPIEKPEDKPVDKPIEKPEDKPVDKPSEKPEDKPVDKPIEKPEDKPVDKPIEKPEDKPVDKPIEKPEDKPSEKPEDQPVVKPGEPEGDKQEQGSSTIDAIEAKVVELTNVERAKSGLKPLQIDRPLMASAREKSQDMKINNYFSHTSPTWGSPFDQLKKRGISYSSAGENIAKGQQTAEKVVEGWMNSAGHRANILDGNYTHIGVGYVKDGNIWTQQFIKK; encoded by the coding sequence GTGAAAAAACAGTTTATGACATTTTGTGCAGTAATACTTTTAGCAACGCAAGCACCAATTGCCAATGCATCGGAAGCTACCCCGAAATCACCAGAGTTACCGAAGCGCGGCTACAACCATCAGTTAGCAACATACAATCCATATGAAATGGTGAAATTTAAATATAATGAAATGACGAGTTTAGAAGATTCGTCGATGATTGCAGTTTCTTACTATGGTTTGAAATTACAAATTCCGAAAGTAAATTGGGGGCAAATTGTAAAACCAAGTCAGAAACCAAATTGGAATTTGATTGTAAAACCAGAGTGGAAGCCAAGTGAAAAGCCAGTTTGGAAACCAGAGTGGAAGCCAAGCGAAAAACCAGTTTGGAAACCAGAGTGGAAGCCGAGTGAAAAACCAGAAGATAAACCAGTGGACAAGCCGAGTGAAAAACCAGAAGATAAACCAGTGGACAAGCCGATCGAAAAACCAGAAGATAAACCAGTGGACAAGCCAATCGAAAAACCAGAAGATAAACCAGTGGACAAGCCGAGTGAAAAGCCAGAAGATAAACCAGTGGACAAGCCAATCGAAAAACCAGAAGATAAACCAGTGGACAAGCCGATCGAAAAACCAGAAGATAAACCAGTTGATAAGCCGATCGAAAAACCAGAAGATAAGCCAAGCGAAAAACCAGAAGATCAACCTGTAGTAAAACCAGGTGAACCAGAGGGTGATAAGCAAGAACAAGGCTCATCAACAATTGATGCAATCGAAGCAAAAGTTGTAGAATTAACAAATGTGGAACGTGCGAAAAGCGGGTTAAAACCACTTCAAATTGATCGTCCGTTAATGGCGTCGGCACGTGAAAAATCGCAGGATATGAAAATTAATAATTACTTTTCACATACATCACCGACATGGGGAAGCCCATTTGATCAATTAAAGAAGCGAGGTATTTCATATAGTTCAGCAGGTGAAAATATCGCAAAAGGTCAACAAACTGCAGAAAAAGTAGTGGAAGGTTGGATGAATTCAGCTGGACACCGTGCCAATATTTTAGATGGTAACTATACGCATATTGGTGTGGGTTATGTGAAAGATGGTAACATTTGGACGCAACAATTTATAAAAAAATAA
- a CDS encoding undecaprenyldiphospho-muramoylpentapeptide beta-N-acetylglucosaminyltransferase, giving the protein MKEKTIILTGGGTAGHVSLNEAIIPSLIEAGYNVHYIGSHDGIEKELIGNAFPELPYHSISSGKLRRYFSMKNFSDPFRVLAGVVQAFTIIKKIKPSIIFSKGGFVSVPVVMAAKLANVPVVVHESDVTPGLANKLALPFASHIFTVFKETMKHLPNDKATCTGSIIRQQLFDGDKARGLAYCGFTDEKKVLLVMGGSLGSVVINDALRENLDELLKDYQIIHLCGKGNVDSRLTSLSGYKQFDYVTTELPDLLYASDYIVSRAGSNSIFEFLALHKPMLLIPLSAAKSRGDQILNARLFKKQGFADILDEESISKSSFLRAIKNLEAHADEMQDRMFDVEHPKTPAEMVSLITQYEI; this is encoded by the coding sequence ATGAAAGAAAAGACAATTATATTAACAGGTGGGGGAACAGCTGGGCACGTTTCTTTAAATGAAGCAATTATTCCGTCACTTATTGAAGCTGGTTATAACGTTCACTATATTGGTTCACATGATGGAATCGAAAAAGAATTAATTGGGAATGCGTTTCCCGAGTTACCTTACCATAGCATTTCGAGTGGGAAATTACGCCGCTATTTTTCAATGAAAAACTTTAGTGATCCGTTCCGCGTATTAGCGGGGGTTGTGCAAGCATTTACGATAATAAAAAAAATAAAGCCCTCGATTATTTTCTCTAAAGGTGGATTTGTATCTGTTCCAGTTGTCATGGCAGCTAAGCTTGCGAATGTACCCGTTGTCGTGCATGAATCGGATGTAACACCAGGGTTAGCCAATAAATTAGCGTTGCCATTTGCTTCTCATATTTTTACTGTTTTTAAAGAGACGATGAAGCATTTACCTAATGACAAAGCAACGTGTACGGGATCCATTATCCGTCAACAATTATTTGATGGCGATAAAGCGCGCGGGTTAGCCTATTGTGGTTTCACTGATGAAAAGAAAGTGTTGTTAGTGATGGGTGGAAGTTTAGGCTCTGTCGTAATTAATGATGCACTACGCGAAAATCTCGATGAATTATTAAAAGATTATCAAATTATTCATCTTTGCGGTAAGGGGAATGTGGATAGTCGTTTGACGTCATTGTCAGGATACAAACAATTTGATTATGTGACGACGGAATTACCTGATTTACTCTATGCTTCTGATTATATTGTATCAAGAGCGGGTTCAAATTCTATTTTTGAATTTTTAGCACTGCATAAACCGATGCTGTTAATTCCATTATCTGCAGCGAAAAGTAGAGGGGATCAAATTTTGAATGCACGGTTATTTAAAAAACAAGGTTTTGCAGATATTTTAGATGAAGAATCGATATCAAAGTCGTCATTTTTACGTGCGATTAAAAACTTAGAAGCGCATGCCGATGAAATGCAAGATCGCATGTTTGATGTAGAACACCCAAAAACTCCAGCAGAAATGGTGTCGTTAATTACACAGTATGAGATTTAA
- a CDS encoding GNAT family N-acetyltransferase has product MLKQRELYETAELYELIKHPAVFPFVRQKATSAEEYLFMTKQLMEEEINEKAISRTITDEWGIPIGTISIFDIQDGAGFLGTWIGKPYQGLGYNQKAKLAFLNELFFEYDFNTVFLRIRKENERSKAAALKLPYVIDAEQTNPILFEQINLGEIKFHLFKIPKDLFYITTAHTQSDEEEQAM; this is encoded by the coding sequence ATGTTAAAACAACGAGAACTATACGAAACTGCAGAACTATATGAACTCATAAAACATCCTGCTGTATTTCCTTTTGTTCGACAAAAAGCAACTTCTGCTGAAGAATATCTATTTATGACAAAACAATTAATGGAAGAAGAAATTAACGAAAAAGCCATTTCTAGAACAATTACTGATGAGTGGGGCATTCCGATTGGTACCATTAGTATTTTTGATATTCAAGATGGCGCTGGATTTTTAGGTACATGGATTGGCAAGCCATACCAAGGATTAGGCTATAATCAGAAAGCGAAATTAGCCTTTTTAAACGAACTCTTTTTTGAGTATGACTTCAACACCGTGTTTCTGCGAATTCGCAAAGAAAATGAACGTTCAAAAGCTGCCGCATTAAAATTACCTTATGTCATTGATGCGGAACAGACAAATCCAATCCTTTTCGAACAAATTAATCTAGGTGAGATAAAATTTCATCTATTTAAAATACCGAAAGATTTATTCTATATTACAACTGCTCATACGCAAAGTGATGAAGAAGAGCAAGCAATGTAA
- a CDS encoding diguanylate cyclase domain-containing protein: protein MTSLVYTFEQLNMLFKNSRDAVFYMEKIDDDYKYIYLNMAAMKLIEMDPIGTTVSHSIPPHLSKNIIYYYNLSLEKREQVDFEDFTYKRLEIRKQKTSVIPIEEGDNRFILATTKDVSIDRDIEDKYLFMRSVFYKSFLSTVLISTDFQLLEANPKFIEEFNIQLDDMQGGNILNSPILDKESAPLLKKYITQAQNGANITSKMLYLIDKDNVRRCFTATFSSLTSNDQVIAVFVIMQEITQFIQQEEALKTTSHGFETFKEAMNSAADVILADIEGKILEVNDRVVQNTGYTREELYGESHTIFNSGIHSDDFFNDLWTTVNTGEVWRNEVCNRKKDGDTYWVDSTIIPMLNEFGEIHQFLTIQFNISMKKKMMSELYKVERTFRAITENTNDFIVVTDLTGRIKYASPSYIRKLGYLESELMDKSYEQLLCEESLEKWQQIISQTSPNYNVENKIELLLQTNEAERIWTEGNYTITNDFSQNEIIMVSREITERKELENKLMFMAYHDSLTHLPNRRLLNKEFIPILEKANANFKAIALFYIDGDNFKKVNDDFGHDIGDEFLTEFGQALVRSVKCDDLVVRLGGDEFLIVITELSRYEEVRLQQVENYVESIRDTLKIGWEIRGHHFSPTSSIGISMYPEHGDTLDELIDLADRALYKAKQICKNNYQICDVVSRV from the coding sequence ATGACTAGCTTAGTCTATACATTTGAACAATTAAATATGCTTTTTAAAAATAGTCGCGATGCGGTATTTTACATGGAAAAAATAGACGATGATTACAAGTATATTTATTTAAATATGGCAGCGATGAAATTAATTGAAATGGATCCAATTGGAACAACAGTTAGTCATTCAATACCTCCTCATTTATCCAAAAATATTATATATTATTACAATCTATCGCTTGAAAAAAGAGAGCAAGTTGATTTTGAAGATTTTACGTATAAAAGATTGGAAATTCGCAAGCAAAAAACATCTGTTATCCCGATTGAAGAAGGGGATAATCGATTTATTCTAGCAACAACTAAGGACGTTTCCATTGATCGTGATATTGAAGACAAATACTTGTTTATGCGCTCGGTATTTTATAAATCTTTTTTGTCTACCGTATTAATTTCGACGGATTTTCAATTGCTCGAAGCCAATCCGAAATTTATTGAAGAATTTAATATACAACTAGATGATATGCAAGGGGGAAATATCCTTAATTCACCAATTCTTGATAAAGAAAGCGCCCCTTTATTAAAAAAATATATAACACAGGCTCAAAACGGTGCAAATATTACATCTAAAATGCTCTATCTTATAGATAAAGATAATGTACGTAGATGTTTTACGGCGACATTCTCATCGCTCACAAGCAATGATCAAGTCATTGCAGTTTTCGTGATTATGCAAGAGATTACGCAATTCATTCAACAGGAAGAAGCGTTAAAAACGACATCGCATGGATTTGAAACATTTAAAGAGGCGATGAACTCTGCTGCGGACGTGATTCTTGCAGATATAGAGGGCAAGATTCTTGAAGTGAATGACCGGGTTGTTCAAAATACAGGATACACACGTGAGGAATTGTATGGCGAATCGCATACTATTTTCAATTCGGGTATTCATTCAGATGATTTCTTTAATGATTTATGGACAACTGTAAATACAGGTGAGGTTTGGCGCAATGAAGTTTGCAATCGCAAGAAAGATGGGGATACGTATTGGGTAGATTCCACTATTATCCCTATGTTAAATGAGTTTGGGGAAATCCATCAGTTTTTAACGATTCAATTTAATATTTCTATGAAAAAGAAAATGATGTCTGAGCTTTACAAGGTGGAACGAACTTTCCGGGCGATTACAGAAAACACGAATGATTTTATCGTAGTGACAGATTTAACGGGTAGAATCAAATATGCCTCACCCTCATATATCAGAAAATTAGGTTATTTGGAAAGCGAGCTGATGGACAAGTCCTATGAGCAATTATTATGTGAGGAAAGCTTAGAAAAATGGCAGCAAATCATTTCGCAAACGAGTCCTAATTATAACGTAGAAAATAAAATTGAATTGCTGCTCCAAACAAATGAAGCTGAAAGAATATGGACGGAAGGGAACTATACGATTACGAATGACTTTTCTCAAAATGAAATTATTATGGTTTCCCGTGAAATTACTGAACGTAAAGAATTAGAAAATAAGCTGATGTTTATGGCCTATCATGATAGCCTGACACATTTGCCAAATCGCCGTTTATTAAATAAGGAATTCATCCCGATTTTGGAGAAGGCGAATGCCAACTTTAAAGCGATTGCCCTATTTTATATTGATGGGGACAACTTCAAAAAAGTAAATGATGATTTCGGACATGACATTGGGGATGAGTTTTTGACGGAATTTGGACAAGCTCTTGTCAGAAGTGTCAAATGTGATGACTTAGTCGTGCGCTTAGGAGGCGATGAATTTTTAATCGTCATTACCGAATTATCTCGTTATGAGGAAGTTCGTCTGCAACAAGTAGAAAATTATGTGGAAAGTATTCGAGATACATTAAAAATAGGTTGGGAAATTCGAGGTCATCATTTCTCGCCAACATCCTCAATCGGCATTTCCATGTATCCAGAGCATGGCGATACATTAGATGAATTGATTGATTTAGCAGATCGCGCTTTATATAAAGCAAAGCAGATTTGTAAAAATAATTATCAAATTTGCGATGTCGTATCGAGGGTTTAA
- a CDS encoding response regulator transcription factor: MKQKILVVEDEKNISRFLELELKHEQFEVTVAYDGRAGLELAMNEKFDCILLDVMLPELNGIEVCRRIRKHSDVPVLLLTARDEVMDRVAGLDAGADDYIVKPFAIEELLARIRSILRRVGQVKVSEQLQVRELIIDTDAYEVTFEGRKLELTRTEYDLLKLLIENLNRVCTRELILEMVWGFDNEVETNVVDVYIRHLRSKLQTMGAPYIETVRGVGYVVRG, from the coding sequence ATGAAACAAAAAATACTCGTAGTAGAAGATGAAAAAAATATATCACGATTTCTAGAACTCGAATTAAAGCATGAGCAATTTGAGGTAACAGTCGCATATGATGGCAGAGCAGGGCTTGAATTGGCCATGAACGAAAAATTTGATTGTATTTTATTAGATGTAATGTTGCCAGAACTCAATGGCATTGAAGTGTGTCGAAGAATTCGCAAGCACAGTGATGTACCGGTACTACTCCTAACCGCGCGGGATGAAGTGATGGATCGTGTTGCGGGATTAGATGCGGGTGCGGATGATTATATTGTGAAACCATTCGCCATTGAAGAATTACTTGCAAGAATTCGTTCCATTTTGAGACGTGTAGGGCAAGTAAAAGTGAGTGAACAGCTACAAGTCCGCGAGTTAATTATTGATACAGACGCGTATGAGGTGACATTTGAAGGACGAAAACTGGAGTTAACGCGAACAGAATATGATTTATTGAAATTATTAATAGAAAATTTAAACCGCGTTTGTACGAGAGAACTTATTTTAGAAATGGTTTGGGGATTTGATAATGAGGTAGAAACAAATGTAGTGGATGTTTATATTCGACATCTGCGCTCAAAACTGCAAACAATGGGGGCGCCCTATATTGAAACGGTGCGAGGTGTAGGATATGTGGTGAGAGGATGA
- a CDS encoding HAMP domain-containing sensor histidine kinase: protein MKKVKQTILNLSLKTKWILTVGATIFISYAIISIVLFIALQTWLLHNEEKNAMRTVDDITSFFESQSSAVTIQQLQNNTALMKAILNQEQTVRIFNFDGVEVIRINDVMHAAPLPQMTGDYFSPIIKQQKVETTDAFVVHKIVQIGPFQGMMQMIHPLTTFHAMLKYILTTIIIVGLGALLFSVSISYYLANFLIKPLVQLRDAMIDVRKRGFSAQPPFNYRADDEIGDLLTMYRSMMNELEISFTRQQQFVADASHELRTPIQVIEGHLSLIKRWGKDDPEVLAEALDTSLEEIVRMKKMIEELLQLARREEVDGHAIADVELVLKNVERELVQLYPNVQFEYDVIGQKELASITEQAAGQIFRNIISNGIRYNEQEPTIQLSIQYTKLAIIVTISDNGIGISEKHLPFIFDRFYRVDEARTNHIGGTGLGLSILKMLAEKYRIEINVKSSVDKGTSFILNFPLN, encoded by the coding sequence ATGAAAAAGGTCAAACAAACCATTTTAAATCTGTCACTAAAAACGAAATGGATATTAACTGTAGGAGCAACAATTTTTATAAGTTATGCGATTATTTCAATCGTACTATTTATCGCCCTTCAAACATGGCTTTTGCACAATGAAGAAAAAAATGCGATGCGCACAGTAGATGATATTACGAGCTTCTTTGAGTCACAAAGTAGCGCTGTTACAATACAGCAATTGCAAAATAATACCGCCCTTATGAAAGCTATTTTAAATCAAGAGCAAACAGTTCGGATTTTTAATTTTGATGGCGTTGAAGTGATTCGCATTAATGATGTGATGCATGCAGCACCTTTACCTCAAATGACCGGGGACTATTTTTCGCCCATTATAAAACAACAAAAGGTTGAAACTACGGATGCCTTTGTTGTTCATAAAATTGTTCAAATCGGCCCATTTCAAGGAATGATGCAAATGATTCACCCATTAACGACGTTTCATGCCATGTTAAAGTATATTTTGACGACGATTATTATTGTTGGGTTAGGGGCATTGTTATTTTCCGTTTCGATTAGTTATTATTTAGCCAACTTTTTAATAAAACCACTTGTTCAACTAAGAGATGCAATGATTGATGTACGGAAAAGAGGTTTTTCAGCGCAACCACCGTTTAATTATAGGGCGGATGATGAAATTGGGGATTTATTAACGATGTACCGGTCGATGATGAATGAACTTGAAATATCGTTTACGAGGCAGCAACAATTTGTTGCGGATGCTTCACATGAGCTGCGTACACCGATTCAAGTGATTGAAGGTCATCTTTCATTAATTAAGCGATGGGGAAAAGATGATCCTGAAGTTTTAGCTGAGGCATTGGATACTTCACTAGAAGAAATTGTTCGGATGAAAAAAATGATTGAGGAATTATTGCAGCTGGCTAGACGGGAAGAAGTAGATGGTCATGCAATTGCTGATGTGGAACTCGTACTGAAAAATGTTGAGCGAGAATTAGTGCAACTTTATCCGAATGTGCAATTTGAATACGATGTTATAGGACAGAAAGAACTTGCTTCGATTACTGAACAGGCGGCAGGGCAAATTTTTAGAAATATTATTAGTAATGGAATTCGATATAATGAGCAAGAGCCAACGATTCAACTTTCAATCCAATATACTAAACTAGCTATTATTGTCACGATAAGCGATAATGGAATAGGTATTTCAGAAAAGCATTTACCTTTTATTTTTGATCGTTTTTATCGAGTTGATGAAGCGCGGACAAATCATATCGGTGGGACCGGTTTAGGCTTAAGTATTTTAAAAATGCTCGCTGAAAAATACCGTATTGAAATAAATGTAAAAAGTTCTGTGGATAAAGGGACTTCATTTATACTTAATTTTCCGTTAAATTAG